One genomic region from Sphingomonas paeninsulae encodes:
- a CDS encoding CHAP domain-containing protein: MLSILTPAPAHAQFYQCVAYAREVTGVEIRGNANTWWGQAEGRYQRGKAPKAGAILAFKSMHGMPAGHVAVVAKVLNDREVLLDHANWSSRGRVEHGVRAVDVSPEGDWSQVRVWYAGIGDLGTRTNPTFGFIYPDSRPAPVYADAAPHKARGSLVSQDVIQLAMLER, encoded by the coding sequence ATGCTCTCGATATTGACCCCCGCACCTGCTCACGCTCAGTTTTATCAGTGCGTTGCTTATGCGCGCGAAGTCACCGGCGTCGAAATTCGTGGCAATGCCAACACCTGGTGGGGACAGGCCGAGGGCCGCTACCAGCGCGGCAAGGCTCCCAAAGCGGGTGCGATACTCGCCTTCAAATCAATGCATGGTATGCCTGCGGGCCATGTTGCCGTCGTTGCGAAAGTCTTGAACGATCGCGAAGTGCTGCTGGACCACGCCAACTGGTCGAGCCGTGGCCGTGTCGAACACGGGGTACGCGCTGTCGATGTTTCGCCCGAGGGCGACTGGAGCCAGGTTCGCGTATGGTACGCTGGAATTGGCGATCTAGGCACTCGGACCAATCCGACCTTCGGGTTCATTTACCCCGACAGCCGCCCTGCCCCGGTTTATGCCGACGCCGCGCCGCATAAGGCTCGCGGATCACTGGTGAGCCAGGATGTTATTCAACTGGCGATGCTAGAGCGCTGA
- a CDS encoding Zn-dependent alcohol dehydrogenase: MKAAVLYNAKTPLTIEDLRVDNPQPREVLIRTAACGVCRSDLHFIDGFYPHEMPCVPGHEAAGIVEAVGSEVRTVRVGDAVVTCLSAYCGHCEFCVTGRLSLCLGGDTRRQKGASPRIVRSSDDTPVAQMFNLSAYAEMMLVHEHACVRINPEMPLDRAAILGCAVVTGAGAVFHAADITPGDIVAVIGCGGVGLAAVNAAKIAGAGRIIACDPVADKRELALKLGATDTVDAGVEDAARQIVEMTKGGVDHAIEAVGRPASSKLAVDILKRGGMATILGMMPLNEKVGLSAMDLLSGKKLQGALMGANRFPVDIPKLVDFYMRGRLDLDTIIAERIPLDRINEAFDTLRTGDSARSVVVFG; this comes from the coding sequence ATGAAAGCGGCAGTCCTTTATAACGCAAAGACCCCGCTGACGATCGAGGATCTGCGCGTCGATAATCCGCAGCCGCGTGAGGTGTTGATCCGCACCGCAGCCTGTGGGGTTTGCCGGTCCGATCTGCACTTCATCGATGGATTTTATCCGCACGAGATGCCGTGTGTTCCGGGGCATGAGGCAGCAGGCATCGTCGAAGCGGTCGGGAGCGAAGTCCGCACGGTCAGGGTGGGCGATGCCGTCGTCACATGCCTTTCCGCCTATTGCGGACATTGCGAATTTTGCGTGACTGGGCGGCTGTCGCTGTGCCTTGGCGGAGACACGCGGCGTCAAAAGGGTGCATCACCGCGGATTGTCCGTAGCAGCGACGATACTCCGGTGGCCCAGATGTTTAACCTGTCGGCCTATGCCGAAATGATGCTGGTCCACGAACATGCGTGCGTCCGCATCAACCCCGAGATGCCGCTCGACCGCGCGGCCATTCTGGGCTGCGCTGTCGTGACGGGTGCAGGTGCAGTGTTTCATGCCGCCGATATTACGCCCGGCGATATCGTGGCGGTTATCGGTTGTGGTGGCGTTGGGCTGGCTGCGGTCAATGCAGCGAAGATTGCCGGGGCCGGGCGGATTATCGCCTGTGATCCGGTTGCCGACAAGCGCGAGCTGGCCCTGAAGCTGGGTGCGACCGATACCGTCGATGCCGGAGTAGAGGATGCGGCCAGGCAGATCGTGGAAATGACAAAGGGCGGCGTCGATCATGCGATCGAGGCGGTCGGACGACCTGCTTCGAGCAAGCTTGCGGTCGACATACTGAAACGCGGGGGCATGGCGACAATCCTCGGCATGATGCCGCTGAACGAGAAAGTCGGCCTCAGCGCGATGGATTTGCTGTCGGGCAAAAAACTACAGGGTGCTTTGATGGGGGCGAACCGGTTTCCCGTCGACATTCCAAAGCTAGTCGATTTCTATATGCGCGGGCGGCTCGACCTCGACACGATCATCGCCGAGCGTATCCCGCTCGACCGGATCAACGAAGCCTTCGATACTTTGCGCACTGGTGACAGCGCCCGCAGCGTGGTGGTGTTCGGATGA
- a CDS encoding sensor histidine kinase translates to MMADDWIARDVAAIARIPAVPSILDVICRTTGMGFAAVARVTEDRWVACSVKDDIAFGLAPGGELKIETTICNEIREHREPVIINDVDKSSFLTHPTPALYGFKSYISMPIVLPDGRFFGTLCAIDPRPAQLENPEIVAMFKLFAELIAFHLDAIDRVAVSEASLSNEREMSALREQFIAVLGHDLRNPLAAIDAGIQTLGRDSLSPRGLSVIDLTKGAVRRMSKLIDDVLDFARTRMGDGIIVQRKPVVIGQVVQHVAAELRAAFPDKIITEEFLPMEKLLCDPARLAQLFSNLMANAITHGSPESPVHVRAVTIDDSFEFSVENAGDPISPQAMDRLFAPFARGDIRSNQQGLGLGLYIASEVASAHGGAITVTSTDAATRFTFRMPAGEGVEL, encoded by the coding sequence ATGATGGCGGATGACTGGATTGCGCGCGACGTTGCCGCAATCGCTCGAATACCCGCAGTGCCATCGATCCTTGACGTCATTTGTCGCACGACTGGCATGGGTTTCGCCGCCGTTGCTCGCGTAACCGAAGATCGCTGGGTCGCCTGCAGCGTAAAGGACGATATCGCTTTTGGGCTGGCACCCGGCGGCGAGCTTAAAATCGAAACAACGATTTGCAATGAGATCCGTGAACATCGCGAACCTGTCATCATTAACGATGTCGACAAATCCTCCTTTCTCACACATCCGACGCCCGCGCTTTATGGCTTCAAAAGCTATATCTCGATGCCGATCGTCCTGCCCGACGGACGCTTTTTCGGAACGTTATGCGCCATCGACCCACGCCCGGCGCAGTTGGAAAATCCCGAAATCGTTGCGATGTTCAAACTCTTTGCCGAACTGATCGCCTTTCACCTCGATGCGATCGACCGGGTGGCCGTTAGCGAGGCGAGCCTTAGTAACGAACGCGAAATGTCGGCGTTGCGTGAGCAGTTCATTGCGGTGCTGGGTCACGATCTGCGCAATCCACTGGCTGCGATCGACGCAGGTATTCAGACACTTGGACGTGATTCATTGAGCCCCCGTGGCTTAAGCGTGATAGATCTCACCAAGGGCGCGGTGCGGCGTATGTCCAAACTGATCGATGATGTTCTCGACTTCGCTCGCACGCGCATGGGTGATGGAATCATCGTGCAGCGAAAACCGGTTGTTATCGGCCAGGTGGTCCAACACGTTGCCGCCGAATTGCGCGCCGCTTTTCCGGACAAGATCATCACGGAAGAGTTCTTGCCAATGGAAAAATTGCTGTGCGATCCGGCGCGACTGGCACAACTCTTCTCGAACCTGATGGCCAACGCCATTACACATGGCAGTCCTGAATCCCCGGTCCATGTTCGCGCGGTAACGATCGACGATAGTTTCGAATTCTCCGTTGAAAATGCCGGCGACCCTATCTCACCCCAAGCGATGGATCGTCTGTTCGCACCTTTTGCGCGTGGCGATATCAGGTCCAACCAACAGGGGCTGGGACTAGGTCTGTATATCGCATCCGAGGTCGCGAGCGCACATGGCGGCGCGATAACCGTAACATCCACCGACGCCGCCACGCGGTTTACATTCAGAATGCCAGCCGGAGAGGGCGTCGAACTTTAA
- a CDS encoding DUF3297 family protein, with the protein MTDTPPDRLAINPSSAFHDADLLSRGIGVRFKGTERTDVDEYCISEGWIRVSLGKKVDRKGNPLTIKLTGPIEVWYLDADKSGTDKSADAGDAEAPAEQTNASE; encoded by the coding sequence ATGACAGATACACCGCCAGATCGCCTCGCCATCAATCCCTCCAGCGCATTCCACGATGCTGATTTGCTCAGCCGTGGTATCGGCGTGCGTTTTAAGGGAACAGAGCGCACCGATGTCGACGAATATTGCATCAGCGAAGGCTGGATCCGCGTTTCGCTCGGCAAAAAGGTCGACCGCAAGGGCAATCCGCTGACGATCAAGCTGACCGGGCCGATCGAGGTCTGGTATCTGGATGCCGACAAGTCAGGCACTGATAAGTCTGCCGATGCCGGGGACGCCGAGGCTCCTGCCGAACAGACTAACGCTTCGGAATAA
- a CDS encoding SDR family NAD(P)-dependent oxidoreductase, with protein MNGRLTGKTAIITGAGSGIGRATAILFASEGANVVIGDLSDGVHATARAIEAAGGTVAAAQMDAGSENDVAALVAAAISRHGAVNVAYANAGISGGMPGIFDLTVEDWTEILRVNLIGPWLMVKHAGRAMMDAGNGGSIICTASVAGLRSGAGSPAYSASKAAVINLVQTSAQQLSGTNVRVNAICPGLVESGMTERAFIYAREKGVMEKVGRLNPLRRAGQPVEIAQTALFLASDASSYVNGQAIVVDGGLSSSHPVTRQETGKSAA; from the coding sequence ATGAACGGACGACTGACAGGCAAGACTGCGATTATCACCGGCGCGGGGTCGGGAATCGGCCGTGCGACAGCGATTCTGTTCGCCAGTGAGGGCGCGAACGTGGTGATCGGTGACTTGTCCGACGGCGTACACGCCACGGCACGCGCGATCGAAGCGGCGGGCGGAACGGTGGCGGCGGCCCAGATGGATGCAGGGTCCGAAAATGACGTGGCAGCGCTGGTCGCCGCCGCGATATCCAGACATGGCGCGGTCAATGTCGCCTATGCCAACGCCGGAATTTCGGGCGGGATGCCGGGGATATTCGACCTTACCGTCGAAGATTGGACAGAGATTTTGCGGGTGAACCTGATCGGCCCCTGGCTGATGGTGAAACACGCTGGCCGTGCCATGATGGACGCGGGGAACGGCGGGTCGATCATCTGCACCGCCAGTGTAGCCGGGCTGCGTTCGGGCGCGGGCAGCCCTGCTTATTCGGCATCGAAGGCGGCCGTAATCAATCTGGTACAGACCAGCGCACAACAGCTTTCGGGCACCAACGTTCGCGTCAACGCAATCTGTCCGGGTCTGGTCGAAAGCGGCATGACCGAACGGGCCTTTATCTATGCGCGCGAAAAGGGCGTGATGGAAAAAGTCGGTCGCCTCAATCCCTTGCGCCGCGCGGGTCAACCGGTCGAGATCGCCCAGACGGCACTGTTTCTGGCATCCGATGCGTCGAGCTACGTCAATGGACAGGCGATCGTCGTGGATGGCGGACTGTCCTCGTCGCACCCTGTCACACGGCAGGAAACGGGGAAGAGCGCAGCATGA
- a CDS encoding phosphotransferase family protein, translating to MSIDASVDMVGTVAVPERDRLDEGRLTAWMNACVEGFKGPLTLSKFAGGQSNPTYRIDCPSGPYVLRRKPFGVLLPSAHAVDREYAVISGLYSAGFPVPRPYGLCTDDAVIGSMFYVMGLVVGRTIWDGALPDVAHDQRRPTYEAMIDTLAALHSVDYEAAGLGNYGKPGNYFERQVGRWTKQYRASETEHVPDMERLIEYLPQTIPPQTRTSIVHGDFRIDNMIFDAAEPKVLAVLDWELSTLGDPLADVAYLLMNWVTQPEGRSGLLGLDLVALNIPTLDQAAARYCEKTGRDGIPDLNWYFAYNMFRLAGIVQGIKKRVVDGTASSAFAAQTAKRVPALAATAWGFAQKAGK from the coding sequence ATGAGCATCGATGCTTCTGTCGATATGGTCGGAACCGTTGCGGTTCCCGAACGCGACCGGCTCGACGAAGGACGGCTGACCGCGTGGATGAACGCCTGTGTCGAAGGCTTTAAAGGGCCACTGACGCTGTCGAAGTTCGCCGGCGGGCAATCTAACCCGACATACCGTATCGACTGTCCCTCGGGGCCTTATGTGCTCCGTCGCAAGCCGTTCGGCGTCCTGTTGCCGAGCGCTCATGCGGTGGATCGTGAATATGCGGTCATATCGGGACTGTATTCGGCGGGTTTCCCAGTGCCGCGCCCTTATGGCCTGTGCACCGACGACGCGGTGATCGGGTCGATGTTCTATGTGATGGGTCTGGTCGTCGGACGGACGATCTGGGATGGCGCTCTACCCGATGTCGCGCACGATCAGCGGCGACCGACGTATGAGGCAATGATCGACACGCTCGCGGCGTTGCACTCGGTCGATTACGAAGCGGCGGGTCTGGGCAACTATGGCAAGCCCGGCAATTATTTCGAGCGCCAGGTCGGGCGCTGGACCAAGCAATATCGTGCGTCGGAAACCGAACACGTGCCCGATATGGAGCGGCTGATCGAGTATCTGCCGCAAACCATCCCGCCGCAAACGCGAACCAGCATCGTGCATGGCGATTTCCGTATCGACAACATGATCTTCGACGCTGCTGAACCAAAAGTGCTGGCGGTGCTGGACTGGGAATTGTCCACGCTCGGCGATCCGCTTGCCGATGTCGCCTATCTGTTGATGAACTGGGTGACTCAGCCAGAGGGGCGTTCGGGATTGCTGGGTTTGGATCTGGTTGCGCTGAACATCCCGACGCTGGATCAAGCCGCAGCGCGTTATTGCGAAAAGACCGGGCGCGACGGGATTCCCGATCTGAACTGGTATTTCGCCTATAACATGTTTCGGTTGGCCGGGATCGTTCAAGGCATCAAGAAGCGCGTGGTCGATGGCACAGCGTCGTCGGCATTTGCTGCCCAAACCGCCAAACGCGTTCCTGCATTGGCGGCGACGGCATGGGGCTTCGCACAAAAGGCAGGTAAATGA
- a CDS encoding extracellular catalytic domain type 1 short-chain-length polyhydroxyalkanoate depolymerase, with product MRNLSDTIARLSAFRGLDSFGSVASGTGRLGKLTDFGSNPGALVARTYVPEGLPASAPLVVVLHGCTQNSAAYDLGSGWSELADAHGFAVLYPEQRRANNPNVCFNWFVSEDIRRDSGEALSIRQMVAGMIDAYGLDPARIYVTGLSAGGAMTAVMLATYPDVFAGGAVIAGIPYGTATTMSGAFDRMRGSRGPDAAALGSLVRNASEHKGPWPTLSVWHGDADNTVDHSNAALLVDQWRALHDLPPEPTHAEIVDGQPRRTWIDAAGRAVIEDYRIAGMGHGTPLDPVAGAAAGGGVAGPYMLNAGIASTRHIAAFWGLTTASKTSAKRARPKAGADVPAKTKMPPVKMARSNTPVATSVNKVIDDALRAAGLLR from the coding sequence ATGCGTAATCTGTCGGACACCATTGCCCGACTTTCGGCCTTTCGCGGCCTTGATTCCTTCGGGTCGGTGGCAAGTGGGACAGGCCGCCTTGGAAAACTGACCGACTTCGGATCGAACCCCGGGGCATTGGTCGCGCGTACCTATGTTCCTGAAGGCTTGCCCGCGTCGGCTCCGCTCGTTGTGGTCCTGCACGGCTGTACGCAGAACAGTGCGGCTTATGATCTTGGTTCCGGTTGGTCTGAACTGGCCGATGCGCACGGGTTCGCCGTCCTGTATCCCGAACAGCGGCGCGCGAATAATCCCAATGTCTGCTTCAATTGGTTCGTTTCCGAGGACATTCGGCGCGATAGTGGCGAGGCCTTATCGATCCGCCAGATGGTCGCCGGCATGATCGACGCTTATGGTCTCGACCCTGCGCGCATCTATGTCACCGGCCTGTCCGCCGGTGGGGCGATGACGGCGGTCATGCTCGCAACTTACCCCGATGTTTTTGCCGGCGGTGCAGTAATTGCGGGAATACCCTATGGCACGGCGACGACAATGTCGGGAGCGTTCGATCGTATGCGGGGCAGCCGTGGGCCGGATGCTGCGGCGCTTGGTTCGTTGGTGCGAAACGCTTCTGAGCATAAGGGGCCTTGGCCTACATTGTCCGTCTGGCATGGCGATGCCGATAATACGGTCGATCATTCGAATGCCGCGCTGTTGGTCGATCAATGGCGCGCATTGCACGACCTGCCTCCCGAACCAACGCACGCCGAGATTGTCGATGGGCAACCGCGCAGGACATGGATCGACGCCGCAGGACGTGCGGTTATCGAGGATTACCGGATCGCCGGGATGGGACATGGCACACCGCTCGATCCCGTGGCCGGGGCAGCGGCTGGCGGTGGTGTAGCTGGCCCTTACATGCTCAACGCGGGTATCGCATCGACACGGCACATTGCGGCGTTCTGGGGTTTGACGACCGCTTCTAAAACTTCAGCAAAGCGCGCTCGGCCAAAAGCTGGTGCCGATGTGCCAGCGAAAACTAAGATGCCGCCCGTCAAGATGGCCCGGTCGAACACGCCCGTTGCGACAAGCGTGAACAAGGTCATCGACGACGCCCTGCGTGCAGCGGGCCTATTGCGCTGA
- a CDS encoding 3-hydroxyacyl-CoA dehydrogenase NAD-binding domain-containing protein, translated as MTSPVTTERHDDVLVIISNNPPVNALGANVRIGLDAGIREALADESIKAVVIRCDGRTFFAGADITEFTKPPVEPGLPDVVNTIEASTKPVIAAIHGTALGGGCEVTLGCHYRIAVPSAKMGTPEVKLGLLPGAGGTQRLPRVAGIEAAVEMCATGTPVGAKKALEIGLIDRLAGEDSLAKDAIAFAREMIAKGPRPSRNLPVKGDVAAIAAFAKVNARKFRGFEAPAANITCVEAATRLPFEEGLAFEREQFFKLIMGVQSAAQRHIFFAERQAQKIDGIAPDVKPRTINRVGVIGAGTMGGGISMNFLSAGVAVTIVEMKQDALDKGTGIMRKNYEASAAKGRMKPEQVEAAMGLLKPTLALEELADCDLIIEAVYENMDVKKEIFGKLDKICKPGAILASNTSYLNIDEIAASTSRPQDVLGMHFFSPANVMKLLEVVRGAKTAPDALMTAMGLAKKIGKVAVVAGVCHGFIGNRMLEPRQMEAMKLLMEGATPAQVDRVHVEFGMPMGPFQMADLAGVDIGWHRDPTRIENIRDALAAVGRWGQKTGKGFYDYDEKRNPTPSVETQQIIDDFSAKAGLTKREISDQEIIERTLYTMVNEGARILEEGMAQRASDIDVVWIYGYGWPVYRGGPMFWADTEGNDKIVAGLEKHGFAIAPLLKRLAETKGRFNR; from the coding sequence ATGACTTCCCCCGTCACAACCGAGCGCCATGACGATGTTCTCGTCATCATTTCCAATAATCCACCGGTCAACGCGCTAGGCGCGAACGTCCGCATCGGGCTGGACGCTGGCATCAGGGAAGCGTTGGCCGATGAAAGCATAAAGGCTGTCGTCATTCGCTGCGACGGACGCACTTTCTTCGCTGGCGCAGACATTACCGAATTTACCAAGCCTCCGGTCGAACCCGGCCTGCCTGATGTCGTGAACACGATCGAGGCATCGACCAAACCGGTAATCGCGGCGATCCACGGTACGGCACTCGGTGGAGGCTGCGAAGTTACACTGGGCTGCCATTACCGGATTGCCGTGCCTTCGGCGAAAATGGGCACCCCCGAGGTGAAGCTGGGATTGTTACCGGGCGCGGGTGGCACCCAACGTCTGCCGCGCGTTGCTGGCATCGAGGCTGCGGTTGAGATGTGCGCAACGGGAACGCCGGTCGGCGCAAAGAAGGCACTTGAGATCGGGTTGATCGATCGGCTGGCAGGTGAAGACAGCCTTGCGAAGGACGCCATTGCATTCGCGCGTGAAATGATCGCCAAGGGACCACGTCCGTCGCGCAATCTTCCGGTAAAGGGCGATGTTGCCGCCATTGCTGCTTTTGCAAAGGTCAATGCGCGCAAGTTTCGCGGTTTCGAAGCACCCGCCGCCAACATCACCTGCGTCGAAGCGGCGACGCGTCTGCCGTTCGAAGAAGGTCTTGCGTTCGAACGCGAACAGTTTTTCAAACTGATAATGGGCGTTCAATCAGCCGCTCAACGTCACATTTTCTTCGCCGAACGTCAGGCACAAAAGATCGATGGCATCGCGCCGGACGTGAAACCACGAACCATCAACCGCGTCGGTGTGATCGGGGCGGGCACGATGGGTGGCGGAATTTCGATGAACTTCCTGAGCGCAGGCGTTGCGGTGACAATCGTCGAGATGAAGCAGGATGCGCTCGACAAGGGCACCGGCATCATGCGCAAGAATTACGAGGCGAGCGCGGCCAAGGGTCGCATGAAGCCCGAGCAGGTCGAAGCTGCAATGGGCCTGTTGAAGCCGACACTCGCGTTGGAAGAACTGGCCGATTGCGACCTTATTATCGAGGCGGTTTATGAAAACATGGACGTCAAAAAGGAAATTTTCGGCAAGCTCGACAAGATCTGCAAGCCCGGTGCCATCTTGGCCTCGAACACCAGCTACCTCAATATCGACGAGATCGCCGCCAGCACGAGCCGCCCGCAGGATGTGCTGGGAATGCACTTTTTCTCGCCCGCCAATGTCATGAAACTGCTTGAAGTCGTGCGGGGGGCAAAGACTGCACCGGACGCGCTGATGACCGCGATGGGACTTGCCAAAAAGATCGGCAAGGTCGCCGTTGTTGCCGGCGTATGCCACGGCTTCATCGGCAATCGTATGCTCGAGCCGCGTCAAATGGAAGCGATGAAACTGTTGATGGAGGGCGCAACGCCCGCCCAGGTCGATCGGGTCCACGTCGAGTTCGGAATGCCGATGGGACCGTTTCAGATGGCCGATCTGGCCGGCGTCGATATCGGCTGGCACCGCGACCCGACCCGGATTGAAAATATCCGCGATGCGCTCGCCGCAGTGGGGCGCTGGGGTCAGAAAACCGGCAAGGGATTCTATGACTATGATGAAAAGCGTAACCCGACCCCGTCGGTCGAAACACAGCAGATTATCGACGACTTCTCGGCAAAGGCTGGCCTGACCAAGCGCGAAATCAGCGATCAGGAGATCATCGAACGGACGCTATACACGATGGTCAACGAAGGCGCGCGGATACTGGAAGAAGGCATGGCGCAACGGGCTTCGGACATCGATGTTGTGTGGATCTATGGCTATGGCTGGCCGGTCTATCGCGGCGGACCGATGTTTTGGGCCGATACCGAAGGCAATGACAAGATCGTCGCCGGTCTGGAAAAGCATGGCTTCGCAATCGCCCCGCTTCTCAAAAGGCTGGCGGAGACCAAGGGGCGGTTCAATCGATAG
- a CDS encoding serine hydrolase domain-containing protein, which yields MMPTVSDPEELGFDASRLARIDDLLRSKYIEGGRFPHAALLIGRGDEVAHLSVMGDARAGEPLQADAIFRIASMTKPITTIAFMQLVEQGKIALSDPVTKVLPEFADIGVFVSGGGNTPFVTRPPANPMRMVDLLRHTSGLTYSFQDRSNIDAAYRKAGFERFDGGSLEEFVLAVAKLPLEFDPGSAWNYSVSTDIVGAIVQRVSGQSLDAYFAEHITGPLGMVDTHFQIPAEKLARVPDCYVWTPVKPMKMYDPGEGTAWGRAPKLLSGGGGLASTLADYHRFARMLLNGGELDGARIVSPHTIRMMTANHLPGGRDLTQMSKSMFSEAENAGAGFGLGFGVVTDPTATMLPGNAGNFYWGGMFSTGFFVDPVDDIIMVFMTQLMPSNAYPVRGELKTMVYSALIG from the coding sequence ATGATGCCGACCGTTTCGGACCCTGAAGAGCTTGGTTTCGATGCAAGTCGCCTTGCGCGGATCGATGATCTGTTGCGAAGCAAATATATAGAAGGCGGACGGTTTCCCCATGCCGCTTTGTTGATCGGGCGCGGCGATGAGGTCGCGCATCTGTCCGTAATGGGCGATGCGCGTGCTGGCGAACCCTTGCAGGCGGATGCGATATTCCGCATCGCGTCGATGACCAAGCCGATCACGACGATCGCGTTCATGCAACTGGTCGAACAGGGAAAGATCGCCCTGTCAGATCCCGTGACAAAGGTGCTGCCCGAATTCGCAGACATCGGGGTTTTCGTGTCGGGTGGCGGCAACACACCCTTCGTCACGCGTCCCCCCGCCAACCCGATGAGGATGGTCGATCTGCTGCGCCACACGTCCGGACTGACGTATAGTTTTCAGGACCGCTCGAACATCGACGCCGCTTATCGCAAGGCCGGATTCGAACGGTTCGACGGGGGATCGTTGGAAGAATTCGTGCTAGCTGTGGCAAAGCTGCCGCTAGAGTTCGACCCCGGTTCTGCATGGAATTATTCTGTTTCGACCGACATTGTGGGGGCAATCGTTCAGCGCGTGTCGGGACAGTCGCTCGATGCCTATTTTGCCGAACATATCACCGGCCCGCTCGGAATGGTGGATACGCATTTCCAGATACCCGCCGAAAAACTGGCGCGCGTTCCCGACTGTTACGTCTGGACCCCGGTCAAGCCGATGAAGATGTACGATCCCGGCGAAGGCACAGCCTGGGGGCGGGCACCCAAGCTGCTGTCCGGTGGTGGTGGACTGGCCTCGACACTGGCGGACTATCACCGGTTTGCGCGGATGTTACTCAACGGTGGTGAGTTGGACGGTGCGCGCATCGTATCGCCGCACACCATACGGATGATGACGGCGAACCATCTGCCGGGCGGTCGCGACCTGACGCAAATGTCCAAATCGATGTTCAGCGAGGCCGAAAATGCAGGCGCGGGTTTCGGACTCGGTTTCGGCGTCGTGACCGATCCAACCGCCACGATGTTACCGGGCAATGCCGGTAATTTTTATTGGGGCGGAATGTTTTCCACAGGGTTTTTCGTCGATCCGGTCGATGACATCATCATGGTTTTCATGACGCAATTGATGCCGTCGAACGCCTACCCGGTCCGCGGCGAACTCAAAACAATGGTTTACTCGGCCCTGATCGGCTGA
- a CDS encoding acyl-CoA dehydrogenase family protein, protein MDFDLTERQSYWRDRVRSHMASHVFPRAQDYYDQQAKGERWKVLPVVEEEKARAKAAGIWNLFMPPTAGRAHVDDSFEFEGPGLTNLEYALCAEEMGRIGWGAEVFNCSAPDTGNMEVLHRYGSRGQKDRWLKPLMNGEIRSAFLMTEPDVASSDATNIETSIRREGDEYVLNGVKWWSSGAGDPRCKIAIVMGKTDFEAQRHSQQSMVLMELDAPGVNILRHLPVFGFDDAPHGHMEIELKDVRIPATNMLLGEGRGFEIAQGRLGPGRIHHCMRTIGTAEVALEKMTKRLLSRVAFGKRIADHSVWEQRVAAARIDIELNRLLCLKAADMMDKVGNKSAQAEIAMIKVSAPNMALRILDDAIQAFGGAGVSSDAGLAEAYAHQRTLRIADGPDEVHARSIARIEFGKYGEKATRPLSSGDMGATR, encoded by the coding sequence ATGGATTTCGACCTGACGGAACGCCAGAGTTACTGGCGCGACCGCGTTCGCAGCCACATGGCTTCCCACGTTTTTCCGCGCGCGCAGGACTATTACGATCAGCAGGCAAAGGGCGAGCGCTGGAAGGTCTTGCCCGTGGTCGAAGAGGAAAAGGCACGCGCCAAAGCAGCGGGCATCTGGAACCTGTTCATGCCGCCGACCGCCGGTCGCGCGCACGTCGACGACAGCTTTGAATTCGAAGGGCCGGGACTGACCAACCTCGAATACGCGCTGTGTGCCGAGGAGATGGGCCGGATCGGCTGGGGAGCGGAAGTTTTCAACTGTTCGGCTCCCGACACTGGCAACATGGAAGTGCTGCACCGCTATGGCTCGCGCGGGCAGAAGGACCGCTGGCTGAAACCGCTGATGAATGGCGAAATCCGGTCGGCATTCCTGATGACCGAACCCGATGTCGCATCGTCGGACGCCACCAATATCGAGACTTCGATCAGGCGTGAGGGCGACGAATATGTCCTGAACGGCGTCAAATGGTGGTCATCGGGCGCGGGTGATCCACGCTGCAAGATCGCCATCGTGATGGGCAAAACCGATTTCGAAGCGCAGCGCCATTCGCAACAGTCGATGGTGTTGATGGAGCTGGACGCGCCGGGCGTGAACATCCTGCGCCACCTGCCGGTATTCGGGTTCGATGACGCCCCGCATGGTCATATGGAAATCGAACTGAAGGACGTCCGCATCCCGGCGACCAACATGTTGCTGGGCGAGGGTCGCGGGTTCGAAATCGCGCAGGGACGCCTTGGGCCGGGCCGTATCCATCACTGTATGCGCACCATCGGAACCGCCGAAGTTGCGTTGGAAAAAATGACCAAGCGCCTGCTTAGCCGTGTCGCCTTCGGCAAACGGATTGCCGATCACAGCGTCTGGGAACAACGCGTTGCCGCCGCCCGCATCGACATCGAATTGAACCGGCTGCTTTGCCTGAAAGCTGCCGACATGATGGACAAGGTCGGCAATAAATCAGCACAGGCCGAAATTGCGATGATCAAAGTTTCGGCCCCCAACATGGCGCTGCGGATTCTGGACGATGCCATTCAGGCGTTCGGTGGGGCCGGTGTGTCGAGCGATGCTGGACTGGCCGAGGCCTATGCCCATCAACGCACGCTGCGCATCGCGGACGGCCCGGACGAGGTTCACGCGAGGTCGATCGCGCGGATCGAATTCGGGAAATATGGCGAAAAGGCCACGCGTCCGCTTTCGAGCGGGGACATGGGGGCCACCCGATGA